The Balneolales bacterium ANBcel1 DNA segment AGCCACCGTCACGGCAATCCTTACTCCGCGACAATGTCCCGTTCCGTGCTTTTTGGTGGCTCGATATTTCACAGGCAACCGGAATGCCGTCCGTAAACGGATCACGGCAAAACATGCTGGCACATCCGTCAGCAGCCCGGAATGCAGAAGCTCTTGCATCAGCCAGTCAAAAAAGTTAAAAACGCGTCAACATACTTCAGAAATGGATCGAAATTTATATGCATGAAGAAATAAAAAAGCTTTATTATGCAATGATTTTCCCCCTTTGATTTTTTTTGAGAACGGAATCATAACCCCAAGCCATTAATATGTCCAAGCTTTCAGAAGATATGGTTTTGATCCGCAAGGAGAAGCGGCTGAGCAAACAGGATGTGTTCAACAAGTGCCGCGTCCCCCTCGAGACCATCTACGCCATTGAAGACGGGTCCTTATTCAGTGATAAAAACAGGAATAAAACCTACTTGCGCAGCTATGTGCGTACCTATGCCAAAGCCATAGGGATTCGTGATGAGGATATCACTCGCGCCCTTGATCAGCTCGAAACAGATCATTACGATGGTTTCCTGGTGAAGAAATACCAGGAAACAGCAAAGGGCGCCTCAAAAGAGACTCCGCATAGCGAAGAAAAAGCCCCGGAACAAATTACGGACAGCAGCGACGAATCGGCACCGTCTGATAAAAGCGATGAGAGGAGCGGATCTGATCAGGAGAAAGTCGAACGGTCTGCCCGCATCACACCGCAAAGCCAGGAAAAAACCATCGAGGATGTGGAGTGGGAAGATCAAAGCCTCAAAGCTCCACCGTCCACTTCCAGTTCCGGTTACGCTGACCGCACAGGCAGGCCGAAGGCTTCCGGTACCGCAGCTGCACCGGATCAGCCGAATATGGAGCAAATCGACTGGGCGTTAAAAGTCAAGCAGGCGGTCTACCGTCCGCAGCGAAACCGGCTGCTTTGGGTGATTATCGCTATTCTGATAGCTCTCGGCATCGCCGTTTCATCGGTGTACTGGTTTTGGCAAAATGACGACCCGCAAATTGCCTATGACATTTCTGTCGAAGAAGTTACACCGGTAGATCCGGCTCAGCCGATGGCGGATGATCCCGTGGACTCTGCGCTGGATCCGGAAAGCGGACAGCCGGCACCGGCCGATGTCATCGAAACCGGCGAGACGCCTGTCGCCCCGGAAGAGGTCGCGGAACAGGCCGTTGATCTGCCCGGGGAACCGGCACCGGACGAGGAAATGGGACCTGCATCTTGGCAAATCTCATCTACAGACACCTTGTTCGTACTCGCTTATGCGCTTCATGGCAATCTGGAGCCGGTGCGTGTCCGATCAGACGTTTTTGCAACTGATGAATCGGCTCTTCGCCCCTACTGGGTCGAACATCAGGAGGCCATGCGATTTGAGTTTGTCAACGAAATCGTGCTTCAGGGTGCCCTATCCCGTATGGCTCTGATTGTCAACGGCCATGTGATTGACGATTTCAACCAGTTGTACATGGACGGCCCCCGCATCCGTCTTACCCGTGATTTTCTGGTGGACAGGGAGATCCTGGACGAGCCACCCCAAACTCCATTTGAAGAAGTTCCGTTTCCAAGAGCCATACGTGACCGTCCAAGGTTCACTCCCTGATTGCTCCGCATTTCAGATTCTTTATCCGGCCTTCCGGACCATGAATCCGCTGCCCTGTTCACAAAGCGCCTTCCATACCATGCATCCACTGCCCTGTTCAGAAGGCGCTGCCCGGTCAGGCTCTGGCAGCCCGGTTTTCAGCGGATACTTTCCACCGTTTCCCAAGCTTCCGATTCCGTCTTATCTTGCATTGCCGGATCGGCGAAACGGCACCATGCGCCGGCGTGTTTTTTGATTTCCATCCAGGCCGCGGTTTAAAACGGCAACGGCCCTGCGGCTTTGCGGCCCTGCACCCCGCTGAAATCCCAACAATATGTATCTATCGCTGTGAGTCATGAATGAAGAGCAAGCAAAACGACAGGTCCAGGTGCTTCGGGACGAACTCAATCGTGCCAATGACGCCTACTATCAGGAAGCCGCCCCCCTGATGTCTGACCGGGAGTATGACGATAAGATCGAGGAGTTGCGAAGTCTGGAACAGCAATTCGGACTCCAGTCCGATGACTCCCCGACCATGCGTGTTGGTGGGGAGCCGTCAAAGTCCTTTCCGACAGTCCGCCACCCGGTACCCATGCTCAGCCTCTCCAACACCTACAGCGAAGAGGAACTGGATCTGTTCGACCGCAGGGTTGCAAATCTTCTGGGCCATCAGAACCACAGCTACATGGCCGAATTGAAGTATGACGGCATGGCGATCCGGCTGCGATACGAAAACGGGGCCCTGGTACTGGGAGCTACACGTGGTGACGGGGTACAGGGCGACGACATCACCGCGAACATACGCACCATCCGCGATATTCCACTCAACCTCGAGGGAGAGCTCCCGGAAACGCTGGAAGTCAGAGGCGAAGCTTACATGGAGCGGGACGCATTCGCCAGGCTGAACGCCGCCAGGTCGGAGAACGGTGAAACGGTTTTCGCCAATCCCAGAAACGCAACCGCGGGTACGCTCAAACTGCAGAACCCGGGAATTGTATCCCGAAGGCCGATCCGCATGTTCGCCTACGACCTGTTGCTGGATGATGAGGCGGATCAACAAACCCAGCAGGAAAAACTGAATCAGCTGGAATCGCTCGGATTCCGGGTCTGCTCACACCGAAAGCACTGCAACAGTATTGCCGAAGTCCATAAAGTGATTGCCGGCTGGGAACCCATCCGAAAAGACCTCCCCTACGAAACCGATGGAGTGGTAGTCAAGGTCAATGAAGAACGCTATCGGGAAATCCTGGGTCAAACCGCCAAGGCGCCACGCTGGGCCATCGCATACAAATTTGAGGCGGAGCAGGCTGTGAGCACCATACTCGGTATCACGCTGCAGGTGGGGCGGCTCGGGACCATCACACCGGTAGCGGAGCTCGAGCCGGTGCAACTGGCCGGCACAACGGTAAAGCGTGCGACTCTGCACAACGAGGACGAAATCCGCCGCAAGGATATCCGGGCCGGTGATCAGGTGATGGTCGAAAAAGCCGGTGATATCATCCCTCAGGTAGTAAGTGTAGTCAACCGGGACAGTTCCCGTCGCGGGGATCCATTCGACATGCCGGAAGAATGTCCGGCGTGTGGTGCCGAACTTGTAAAACTGCCCGGAGAAGTCGCGTGGCGCTGCACCAACAACCAGTGTCCACCGCAGGTTAGGAGCCGCCTGGAGCACTTCTGTTCACGAGACGCCATGGACATCGACGGGATGGGTGAGGCAGTGGTGGATCAGCTCGTGACCAACGGTCTGGTAACCACCTTCCCCGACCTCTACCGTCTTGAAAAGGAGGACCTACTGCCGCTCGAGCGGATGGCCGAAAAAAGTGCCGGAAACCTCATTGCTGCCATCGACAAAAGCCGGGAACAACCTTTCGAAAAAGTGCTTTACGCACTGGGAATCCGCTATGTGGGAATTACGGTAGCTCGTGACCTGGCCCGTGCTTATCCCGACATCCACGCCCTGGCCGAAGCCGGTGAAGAGGAACTTTGCGCCATCGACTCCATCGGACCCAGAATTGCCGGGTCGGTGCGCACCTTTTTTCAGGAGCCGGAAAACCGAAAAATGATTCTGGAGCTGGAGTCTCTCGGCCTGCAATTGCAATCAGACGAGCAGGCAAGGGAGTCGGACAGTCTGCAGGACAAAACGTTTGTACTTACCGGCACCCTGCCGTCGCTTAAACGCAGCGAAGCCCGCGAACAGATCGAAAAACATGGCGGGAAGGTCACTTCGTCGGTCAGCAAGAAAACCGATTATGTACTTGCGGGAGAAGAGGCCGGCAGCAAACTCGACAAAGCCCGCAAACTCGGAATCACCATTCTGGACGAAGACACTTTTTTAAAGATGATTAAGTGAGCGGATTTCTTATTTTAGATTTCCAATTATTATCGTACCGGCATTCCTGAGACAGGGCCTAACAGGTGCCGGAGCTGCACCGTCAGGCACGACAAACAATCCAAAATCGCTCTCGAAACAGAGAATACAGAACCCATGAAATTCGAAATTCAAACTGAAAACGACTATTCCATAATGAGTTTGAAGTCGGAGCGGCTCGACAGCAAGGTGGCCCCCGGACTCAAGAGCCAGTTCATTGTATTGGCCAACACCAGCGATTCCGGGCATCTAATCCTCGACCTGGGCGCATTGACGTTCGCGGATTCCAGCGGCCTCGGTGCGCTCCTGCTGGCACAGCGCCTCTACCGCGACCTCGACCGTAACCTGGTGCTTTGCAACGTTCCGGAACGCATACACAAGCTTCTTTCAATTTCACAGCTGGATAATGCCTTTACCATTGCCGACGATGTGGCCGACGGTATCTCGCTTGCAGCGGCCGAAAGCGGCAAATAGTCTGGCCGGGACCGTCCCGGACTGCTGCATTCCGGCTCACATCCGCACGAAGGGATGATTCCACTTGATATCTCATTATGAGCATATTAGAAAAACTGGGGCTCCAACGGAAACGAAAGGCGTATGTTCCTTTCACCACGGAGAAGATGAAAAAAGAGAAAGCTCCGGGGCTCTTCAGCAAGAATAATATCCTCATGCTGCTGATGAGCATTGCTTTTCTGGTGATCATCATTGCCCTGTACCCGAGGTCACCGGTCCAGGATATGGCCTATACCATCGGGGAACCCTGGCGCGATGACGACCTCACCGCTCCGTTTACCTTCAGCCTGATGAAGGACGATTCCGAAATCCAGGCTGAGATTAACTCCATCCGTGAGACCACCCCGCCCGTCTTCCTGGTCGAAGAGCATGTCAGTGAACGCGCAATCAGCATGCTGGACACCTTGTTTTACCGGCTGGATCACGTCCTCGACACCTATCTCTCCTGGCAACACGCAATTTGGTTGGAGGATCAGGAGGCGGCGGAATCGGACAGCCTGGCTTATCACCTGGCGCTGCGTCAATCCGGCATCAGCCTGGATGATGAAGCCTGGACAACACTGCAAAACCATATCATCGATCTTCATGCCGTCAACGACGAGCAGTTGCACCGGTACAGCGGCCTTGCCGACGGGGCGTTGCATAACGACCTCAGGATACACTTCAGACAACTCTACAACAACGGGATCATCGATCGCCCCAGAGAAGAGTTCTCGAGCCGTGACATCATCATCCGGAACGTGCGCACGCGAACCGAAAGAGAGGCAAGGCTGGAGCATGTGAGAAGTCCGGGGGAAGCCCGCGAATACCTGCGCACACGTCTCTCCGACCGGCACGCTCCCGGTATACTGCGGGCGGCTTTGCAGATCGCCAACCAGGTGCTGGATCCCAGTCTCAGGTTCAGCGAACAGGAAACCGAAGCGTTGATCCAGGACCGTATCGATGCCATCTCACCGACAAAGGGGGCGGTCAGCGAGGGCCAGGTGATCATCCGCCGCGGCGACATCATCACCCCGGAACGCCACGACATGATCCAGAGCCTGCTGCTGGCAAGGGCCGAACGCACCGGTGATATCGACCTTTGGAAACAGTATATCGGGGAAACCATGCTGGTCGTCGCCGTCTTCCTGATTTTCTTTTTCTACATCTACCTGTACCGGCGTCAGATTTTTGACCAGAACGCCATGATGTTGCTGGTGTTTCTGAGTATCGTTCTGACTTACGGGGTCGGCGCGGTGGTGGCCAGAATGGATGACATCTCCCCCTATATTGTGCCTTTTGCCATCTCCCCGATCCTGCTCACCATCATTTTCGACTCCCGGGTGGGGATCATGACCACCTCGCTCATAGCGCTGATGGCCGGACTGATGTTCGGGAACAGTTTTGAATTTGTCGTCGCTACCGTTACCGCATGCAGCATCGGAGTTTATTCGGTACGGGATATCAAGGACCGAAGCCAGTTTTATCTGACAACCCCCGCGCTGATCTATTTCACGTACGCGTTCG contains these protein-coding regions:
- a CDS encoding helix-turn-helix domain-containing protein — translated: MSKLSEDMVLIRKEKRLSKQDVFNKCRVPLETIYAIEDGSLFSDKNRNKTYLRSYVRTYAKAIGIRDEDITRALDQLETDHYDGFLVKKYQETAKGASKETPHSEEKAPEQITDSSDESAPSDKSDERSGSDQEKVERSARITPQSQEKTIEDVEWEDQSLKAPPSTSSSGYADRTGRPKASGTAAAPDQPNMEQIDWALKVKQAVYRPQRNRLLWVIIAILIALGIAVSSVYWFWQNDDPQIAYDISVEEVTPVDPAQPMADDPVDSALDPESGQPAPADVIETGETPVAPEEVAEQAVDLPGEPAPDEEMGPASWQISSTDTLFVLAYALHGNLEPVRVRSDVFATDESALRPYWVEHQEAMRFEFVNEIVLQGALSRMALIVNGHVIDDFNQLYMDGPRIRLTRDFLVDREILDEPPQTPFEEVPFPRAIRDRPRFTP
- the ligA gene encoding NAD-dependent DNA ligase LigA, with translation MNEEQAKRQVQVLRDELNRANDAYYQEAAPLMSDREYDDKIEELRSLEQQFGLQSDDSPTMRVGGEPSKSFPTVRHPVPMLSLSNTYSEEELDLFDRRVANLLGHQNHSYMAELKYDGMAIRLRYENGALVLGATRGDGVQGDDITANIRTIRDIPLNLEGELPETLEVRGEAYMERDAFARLNAARSENGETVFANPRNATAGTLKLQNPGIVSRRPIRMFAYDLLLDDEADQQTQQEKLNQLESLGFRVCSHRKHCNSIAEVHKVIAGWEPIRKDLPYETDGVVVKVNEERYREILGQTAKAPRWAIAYKFEAEQAVSTILGITLQVGRLGTITPVAELEPVQLAGTTVKRATLHNEDEIRRKDIRAGDQVMVEKAGDIIPQVVSVVNRDSSRRGDPFDMPEECPACGAELVKLPGEVAWRCTNNQCPPQVRSRLEHFCSRDAMDIDGMGEAVVDQLVTNGLVTTFPDLYRLEKEDLLPLERMAEKSAGNLIAAIDKSREQPFEKVLYALGIRYVGITVARDLARAYPDIHALAEAGEEELCAIDSIGPRIAGSVRTFFQEPENRKMILELESLGLQLQSDEQARESDSLQDKTFVLTGTLPSLKRSEAREQIEKHGGKVTSSVSKKTDYVLAGEEAGSKLDKARKLGITILDEDTFLKMIK
- a CDS encoding STAS domain-containing protein, which translates into the protein MKFEIQTENDYSIMSLKSERLDSKVAPGLKSQFIVLANTSDSGHLILDLGALTFADSSGLGALLLAQRLYRDLDRNLVLCNVPERIHKLLSISQLDNAFTIADDVADGISLAAAESGK
- a CDS encoding HDIG domain-containing protein, with product MSILEKLGLQRKRKAYVPFTTEKMKKEKAPGLFSKNNILMLLMSIAFLVIIIALYPRSPVQDMAYTIGEPWRDDDLTAPFTFSLMKDDSEIQAEINSIRETTPPVFLVEEHVSERAISMLDTLFYRLDHVLDTYLSWQHAIWLEDQEAAESDSLAYHLALRQSGISLDDEAWTTLQNHIIDLHAVNDEQLHRYSGLADGALHNDLRIHFRQLYNNGIIDRPREEFSSRDIIIRNVRTRTEREARLEHVRSPGEAREYLRTRLSDRHAPGILRAALQIANQVLDPSLRFSEQETEALIQDRIDAISPTKGAVSEGQVIIRRGDIITPERHDMIQSLLLARAERTGDIDLWKQYIGETMLVVAVFLIFFFYIYLYRRQIFDQNAMMLLVFLSIVLTYGVGAVVARMDDISPYIVPFAISPILLTIIFDSRVGIMTTSLIALMAGLMFGNSFEFVVATVTACSIGVYSVRDIKDRSQFYLTTPALIYFTYAFVLFGFTLTKVGGWSAYLDNLTFLLGNVVGIWLTYPLILLIEKAFRITTDVTLLELSDTNQPILKKLMLEAPGSFHHSLQVANLAEAAATGIGANSLLARVGALYHDIGKLEKPQYFVENQQSRNAHDKLKPRMSALIIKNHVDVGCKMAEEIELPAVITDFIRTHHGTSLIKFFYEKAINESDNEQEIREEDFRYDGPLPNSKETGILLLADGVEAASRSMSDHSYPKLENLVNRLVDDRLAEGQLNDCALTLKDLNIIKEVFHRILQGMYHGRVKYPGQEEQERKASDTEIPPSPGGDDAPQPPDAGSGAGGRKGDG